The DNA sequence TGTCAGTTCGGTGAAAAAATACATGGCCAAGGCCACTGAGCACTGCCTGCTGCTGATGTGTGAGGATGGTGAGTGAAGGATATCCGGCCCTCTCTGGATTTAGCCCATGGATAACCTGCGCCAACCCCGTGTGGAAGTCTTGAGGTCGGCCGCGAGTTGGTATGCCCTGCTATGTTCTGAGGACGTGACTGAGCGCCAGAGGCAGGACCATAGCCTATGGCTGGATGCGAATCCTGCTCACCAGCAAGCGTGGCAACAGGTAGAGAAATTACGTGAACAGTTGCAGTCGGTACCCGGCACACCCGCATTCGAGGCGCTTCGTATCAAACAGTTGCAGGGGCAGAGTCGGCGGACAGTACTGCGAGGCCTTGCCTTGTTTGTTGGTGGCACTGCTGTGGGTGGCCTGGCCTGGCGCCAGGCACCATCCGGGAACTGGGTGGACAGTTGGACGGCCGGCCACCGAACGGGAAGGGGCGAACGTCGGGAGCTCACTTTGTCAGGCGGTACCCGACTGGTTCTGAACACAGCGACAGCTCTGGACCTGGTGGAAACCCCAGGTTCTCTCCTGATCCGTCTCTATGAAGGTGAGATTTTTATTCGCACGGGAAAGCGAACCGATGGCAGCGTGACCTCCCGGGAACTGCAGATCCATACCGCTCAGGGAATAGTTCTGCCCTTGGGAACAGCCTTTACAGTTCGTCAGCTGGACACGGACACTCAGGTGTCTGTCATTGAGGATAGTGTCGAACTGATACCTGTTCAGGGGAATGGCAAAATCCGGCAACTGGAAGCGGGTCAGCAGGCTCGAATGAGCGCGAAAGAAGTTACCGTGTCTCCTTCCACAGTTCAGGCTCATAGCTGGACCGAGGGCATGTTGGTGGCGGTGGACTGGCCCCTTGAGCGCCTGGTAGAAGAACTTGGCCGGTATCGTAGTGGCATCCTGCGTTGTGATACCGCCATCGCGGGATTGCGGGTTTCAGGCACCTTCCCGGTCGATGATACCGAACGAGCCCTGCAGGCCATTGCCAACGGCCTGCCCGTGCGTATTCAACGTGTCACCGATTTCTGGGTGACCATCAAGCCGCTGGCTCACGCTGAAATGAAAAAAATTCAGAAACCATTGTCCTTTTTCTGATCTCGCTCGACCTAGAGATAAACCCGAATACCTGGTAACGAGCGAGAAAATTATGACACCCTCCGTAACTCCCCATCAAGAAAAGACCACCAGCACTGCCGGTCACCCCGTAACCCTTAAGGAAACCAGTCGTGCATGGGGGCACCTGGCCTTGAGTTGTATGCTTTTGGGACCAGTGGCTTTAGCGTCGTCCCAATTGGTTCAGGCAGCCGACGGCGCCGAACAAAGCGTTGCAGGTAGTATCTACTACAGCATTGCTCCCGGCCCATTGGGTGGTGTTCTGAGTCAGTTTGCCAGTCGCTCCGGGGTTGTTTTGTCATTTCCTTCCAGCTTCACAGAAGGTCTGCATAGTGAAGGGCTGGAAGGATATTACAGTGTGGAGCAGGGCTTCATTCGCTTGTTGTCCGGAAGTGGCTTGTATGTTAGCAGGCACGGCCCCTCTGACTATGTTCTGCAAGGTATTACCGAAAAGGATGTTCGGGTACTGGATGCCCTTGAAGTGTCAGATCAGCGCGTAAGCGGGGCTGGTTATCGAGCCAACAGCTCCTCTGCCGGAACGAAAACCGACACACCACTCGTGGAAACAGCCCAGAGCATAAGTGTGATCACCGGAGAACAGATCCGGGATCGCCAGCCATTGATGGTCGAACAGGCAGTGGCCTATACGGCGGGGGTCAAGATTGAGGGTGCAGGGTTGGACCCGCGTTTTGACAACATTTCAATGCGGGGGTTTCCTCTTGTCTATAACGGCGACTTCCTCGATGGCTTGCGCCAGCCTAATACCGGCTGGTTATCCTACTTCTCCACAGTTCCTTATAATCTGGAGCGTATTGATGTGGGCAAAGGCCCGGATTCGGTGCTCTACGGTCAGTTGTCGCCGGGCGGGCTGGTGAACCGGGTGAGCAAGCGCCCTGATAAGGGTGCGCGCCAGGAGGTTCAGCTCCAGGCTGGCAGCAATGACCATATACAGGGCCAGTTTGATGTTGGTGGGGAATTGCATAGTGACGTTCAGTACCGGTTGGTGGGTGTTATACGCGATGCACAAACGGATATAGAACAGATTGATAACGACGTTACGGCTCTGGCACCAACACTTAGTTGGCAGATTGGAGATAACACAGATATTACGTTCATCAGCCAATATTTGAAGCGCCGTACCTCCGGGTCGCCTCGTCCCTATCAGGATGGTGACACCCTGACCCGTTTCTGGGCAGGTGATGAAAACTTCGACAAACTGGATCAGGATCAGTGGACGCTGGGCTATGAGCTGAATCATGAGTTCAGCGATGGGCTGAAGCTTGAGCAGAATGTGCGCTATGGCGACGTGGACACAACCAATCAGTATCTGTCTGCAGGTACTTTGACAGGCTCCGTACTGAGCCGCAGCGGTGTGGGCGTCTATGAGAAGATGGATTCACTCAGTACGGATACCCGGTTGGTGGCCAACTTTGGCCATGGCGTGGTGGAGCACCAGATGCTGTTCGGTGCAGATTACGCCCGATTCGAGCATGACGTAATCTACGCTGGTGGCAGCGCTCCCTCCATTGATATGAATAACCCGGATTACAGTCAGCCGGTCCCCCGGCCCGCTAATGTTTGGGTAGACAATCATGGCGAAACCTCGCGTGCGGGCGTTTACCTGCAGGATCAGGCCAGTATTGATGACTGGCGCCTGACAGCCGGTATCCGTCGGGACTGGGCCAGGGATGAAACCCAAGACAACCTCGCTGACACCACCAGTAAGCGCAGGGATGAGCACACCACGTGGCGCTTCGGCGCTCTCTATATGCTGGAC is a window from the Marinobacter sp. ANT_B65 genome containing:
- a CDS encoding FecR domain-containing protein — encoded protein: MDNLRQPRVEVLRSAASWYALLCSEDVTERQRQDHSLWLDANPAHQQAWQQVEKLREQLQSVPGTPAFEALRIKQLQGQSRRTVLRGLALFVGGTAVGGLAWRQAPSGNWVDSWTAGHRTGRGERRELTLSGGTRLVLNTATALDLVETPGSLLIRLYEGEIFIRTGKRTDGSVTSRELQIHTAQGIVLPLGTAFTVRQLDTDTQVSVIEDSVELIPVQGNGKIRQLEAGQQARMSAKEVTVSPSTVQAHSWTEGMLVAVDWPLERLVEELGRYRSGILRCDTAIAGLRVSGTFPVDDTERALQAIANGLPVRIQRVTDFWVTIKPLAHAEMKKIQKPLSFF
- a CDS encoding TonB-dependent siderophore receptor; translated protein: MTPSVTPHQEKTTSTAGHPVTLKETSRAWGHLALSCMLLGPVALASSQLVQAADGAEQSVAGSIYYSIAPGPLGGVLSQFASRSGVVLSFPSSFTEGLHSEGLEGYYSVEQGFIRLLSGSGLYVSRHGPSDYVLQGITEKDVRVLDALEVSDQRVSGAGYRANSSSAGTKTDTPLVETAQSISVITGEQIRDRQPLMVEQAVAYTAGVKIEGAGLDPRFDNISMRGFPLVYNGDFLDGLRQPNTGWLSYFSTVPYNLERIDVGKGPDSVLYGQLSPGGLVNRVSKRPDKGARQEVQLQAGSNDHIQGQFDVGGELHSDVQYRLVGVIRDAQTDIEQIDNDVTALAPTLSWQIGDNTDITFISQYLKRRTSGSPRPYQDGDTLTRFWAGDENFDKLDQDQWTLGYELNHEFSDGLKLEQNVRYGDVDTTNQYLSAGTLTGSVLSRSGVGVYEKMDSLSTDTRLVANFGHGVVEHQMLFGADYARFEHDVIYAGGSAPSIDMNNPDYSQPVPRPANVWVDNHGETSRAGVYLQDQASIDDWRLTAGIRRDWARDETQDNLADTTSKRRDEHTTWRFGALYMLDSNLSSYFSYAQSFVPETGADVNGNDFDPTEGEQFEVGLKYQPEGTGAMLTAALYQITESNRKTRDPDNLLFQVQTGEVRTRGLELEATGDVTDNLRMTAGYNYNRAELTRDNDGNQGNDLGLAPRHLASVWLDYRVPAIERLRFSGGVRYVGSEYIDNANSDKNDAYNLLDLAGHYDFGGSLNGVRVSVNANNVLNEEHISCQGVYCYRGAGRSLIGSVSYSW